The Vallicoccus soli genome window below encodes:
- a CDS encoding MoaD/ThiS family protein: MVTVVLPGHLRALARVDGDVPVRVEGPVTQASVLDALEALHPVLRGRVRDQATGRRRAFVRFFACQEDLSHEPPDAPLPADVAEGKQPFVVVGAMAGG, encoded by the coding sequence GTGGTGACCGTCGTGCTGCCCGGGCACCTGCGCGCCCTCGCCCGGGTGGACGGCGACGTGCCGGTACGGGTCGAGGGCCCGGTCACCCAGGCGTCCGTGCTCGACGCCCTCGAGGCCCTGCACCCGGTGCTGCGCGGCCGGGTGCGCGACCAGGCGACGGGCCGCCGCCGCGCCTTCGTCCGCTTCTTCGCCTGTCAGGAGGACCTCTCGCACGAGCCCCCCGACGCCCCGCTGCCCGCCGACGTCGCCGAGGGGAAGCAGCCCTTCGTCGTCGTCGGCGCCATGGCCGGCGGGTAG
- a CDS encoding monovalent cation/H+ antiporter complex subunit F, with amino-acid sequence MTVVGVVVAVLLSAAAALCVLRMLRGPATLDRVVATDMLLAVVVCGLAAYAAVTRASYVVPVAVVVALLGFTGSTSIARSVGRQVPPPPAPRDPA; translated from the coding sequence GTGACCGTCGTCGGCGTCGTCGTCGCCGTCCTGCTGTCCGCCGCCGCGGCGCTGTGCGTGCTGCGCATGCTCCGCGGCCCCGCCACCCTCGACCGCGTGGTCGCCACCGACATGCTGCTGGCCGTGGTGGTGTGCGGCCTCGCCGCGTACGCGGCCGTCACCCGCGCGTCGTACGTCGTGCCGGTGGCGGTGGTCGTCGCCCTGCTCGGCTTCACCGGCTCGACGAGCATCGCCCGCTCGGTCGGCCGGCAGGTGCCGCCGCCCCCGGCACCCCGGGACCCGGCGTGA
- a CDS encoding Na+/H+ antiporter subunit E, giving the protein MTAHLRGARGLVRHLPPLLWLALVWTMLWGTFSVGNLVAGLLVGLVVTAVLPLPVVVLGGRLDPLALLGLLAHMLRQLVVSSAHLAWLSLRPGPPPLAAVVAVPLRSRSDLLVTLTAEAVSLTPGSLVLEVSRRTLYCHVLDVSSAQEAQRFRTEVLDLERRIVRAVGGPSAIARLAGAPPVPDPPATAPPPPTHEEAP; this is encoded by the coding sequence GTGACCGCGCACCTGCGCGGGGCCCGGGGGCTGGTGCGCCACCTGCCGCCGCTGCTCTGGCTCGCCCTGGTCTGGACGATGCTCTGGGGCACCTTCAGCGTCGGCAACCTCGTCGCCGGGCTGCTCGTGGGCCTCGTCGTGACGGCGGTGCTGCCGCTGCCGGTCGTCGTGCTGGGCGGGCGGCTGGACCCCCTGGCGCTGCTGGGGCTCCTCGCGCACATGCTGCGCCAGCTCGTCGTGTCGAGCGCGCACCTGGCGTGGCTGTCGCTGCGCCCGGGGCCGCCGCCGCTCGCGGCGGTCGTCGCGGTGCCGCTGCGCAGCCGCTCCGACCTGCTGGTCACGCTCACCGCGGAAGCGGTGTCCCTCACCCCGGGCAGCCTCGTCCTCGAGGTCAGCCGGCGCACGCTCTACTGCCACGTGCTCGACGTGAGCAGCGCGCAGGAGGCCCAGCGCTTCCGCACCGAGGTGCTCGACCTCGAGCGCCGCATCGTGCGGGCCGTCGGCGGGCCGTCGGCCATCGCCCGGCTCGCCGGCGCCCCGCCCGTCCCCGACCCGCCCGCCACCGCCCCGCCGCCCCCCACCCACGAGGAGGCCCCGTGA
- the mnhG gene encoding monovalent cation/H(+) antiporter subunit G, with the protein MSTALDVLAAVLLISGAALALAASVGVLRFPDVLSRMHAATKPQVLGMLLVLAGAAVRLRTSVDVWMLVLTGAFQLMTAPVAAHLVGRLAYRTRHVRTDLLVCDELADAPDRP; encoded by the coding sequence GTGAGCACCGCCCTCGACGTCCTCGCGGCCGTCCTGCTGATCAGCGGGGCCGCGCTCGCGCTCGCCGCGTCGGTCGGCGTGCTGCGCTTCCCCGACGTCCTGTCGCGGATGCACGCCGCGACCAAGCCGCAGGTCCTGGGCATGCTCCTCGTCCTCGCCGGGGCCGCCGTGCGGCTGCGGACCAGCGTCGACGTCTGGATGCTCGTGCTGACCGGCGCCTTCCAGCTGATGACGGCGCCGGTCGCGGCCCACCTCGTCGGCCGCCTGGCCTACCGCACCCGGCACGTGCGCACCGACCTGCTCGTCTGCGACGAGCTGGCCGACGCGCCCGACCGGCCCTGA
- a CDS encoding WD40/YVTN/BNR-like repeat-containing protein — MARVRVLVGTRKGAFVLSADGTRRDWRVEGPHFAGWEVYHVAGSRAEPDRLFASQSSGWFGQVVQRSDDGGASWSPVGSDFRYDGEPGTHQWYDGTQRPWAFTRVWHLEPSATDPDLVHAGAEDAALFRSTDGGATWSELTGLRTHPSGPSWQPGAGGMCLHTVAPHPTDPLSMLVAISAAGVFRTDDGGETWHPSNTGLSSGSIPDPEADVGHCVHRLSRHPSRPDTVYMQKHWDVMRSDDGGRSWREVSGDLPCDFGFPVQVHAHEPETVYVVPITSDELHVPPEGRLRVYRSRTGGEEWEPLTRGLPQEHCYVNVLRDAMAVDELDGCGVYFGTTGGQVYCSPDGGDTWDAVVRDLPPVLSVEVQTLP, encoded by the coding sequence ATGGCACGCGTACGGGTGCTGGTGGGCACGCGCAAGGGGGCCTTCGTGCTGAGCGCGGACGGCACGCGGCGGGACTGGCGGGTGGAGGGCCCGCACTTCGCGGGCTGGGAGGTCTACCACGTCGCGGGGAGCCGGGCCGAGCCCGACCGGCTCTTCGCCTCGCAAAGCAGCGGCTGGTTCGGGCAGGTGGTGCAGCGCTCCGACGACGGCGGCGCGTCCTGGTCGCCGGTCGGCAGCGACTTCCGCTACGACGGCGAGCCGGGCACGCACCAGTGGTACGACGGCACCCAGCGGCCCTGGGCGTTCACGAGGGTGTGGCACCTCGAGCCCTCGGCCACCGACCCCGACCTGGTGCACGCCGGCGCCGAGGACGCCGCGCTCTTCCGCTCCACCGACGGCGGCGCGACGTGGTCGGAGCTGACGGGCCTGCGCACCCACCCCTCCGGCCCGTCCTGGCAGCCCGGCGCGGGCGGCATGTGCCTGCACACCGTCGCCCCGCACCCCACCGACCCGCTGAGCATGCTCGTGGCCATCTCGGCGGCCGGCGTCTTCCGCACGGACGACGGCGGGGAGACCTGGCACCCCTCGAACACCGGCCTGTCCTCCGGGTCCATCCCCGACCCCGAGGCGGACGTCGGCCACTGCGTGCACCGCCTCTCGCGCCACCCCTCCCGCCCGGACACCGTCTACATGCAGAAGCACTGGGACGTCATGCGCAGCGACGACGGCGGGCGCTCCTGGCGGGAGGTGTCCGGCGACCTGCCGTGCGACTTCGGCTTCCCGGTGCAGGTGCACGCCCACGAACCCGAGACCGTGTACGTCGTCCCCATCACCTCCGACGAGCTGCACGTCCCGCCGGAGGGGCGCCTGCGCGTCTACCGCTCGCGCACCGGCGGCGAGGAGTGGGAGCCCCTGACGCGGGGCCTGCCGCAGGAGCACTGCTACGTCAACGTGCTGCGCGACGCCATGGCCGTCGACGAGCTCGACGGGTGTGGGGTCTACTTCGGCACCACGGGCGGGCAGGTCTACTGCTCGCCCGACGGCGGCGACACCTGGGACGCGGTCGTCCGCGACCTGCCGCCGGTCCTGTCGGTGGAGGTGCAGACGCTGCCATGA